Proteins from one Impatiens glandulifera unplaced genomic scaffold, dImpGla2.1, whole genome shotgun sequence genomic window:
- the LOC124918220 gene encoding secreted RxLR effector protein 161-like, whose amino-acid sequence MTDFGLMKYFLGLEVRQGKSGIFVSQEAYAKDILKKNKMEECNPVATPMELGTKLFRFKGGDCTDAIKYRSLVGSLRYLTCTRPDIAYSVGIVSRFMEEPNYTHLKAIKRILRYIRGTSSLGLLYSETKEYKLIGYSDSDWCGDIDDRKSTSGYVFYMGDTTFTWISKKQPIVTLSTCEAEYVAASCNTKQLKYESTTNQQLSWQEIRCTMRGASISMFVSILYGNM is encoded by the exons ATGACAGATTTTGGgctaatgaaatattttcttggtcTTGAGGTTAGACAGGGAAAATCTGGAATATTTGTGTCCCAAGAGGCATATGCAAAAGACATTCTGAAAAAGAATAAGATGGAAGAATGCAACCCAGTAGCAACACCAATGGAACTCGGAACAAAACTCTTTAGATTTAAGGGAGGAGATTGTACGGATGCCATCAAATATCGAAGTTTAGTCGGAAGTCTACGATATCTCACATGCACAAGGCCTGACATTGCGTATAGTGTCGGCATAGTAAGCCGATTCATGGAGGAACCGAACTACACGCATTTGAAGGCTATTAAAAGAATTCTTCGATACATCCGAGGAACGTCGTCACTCGGGTTACTATACTCCGAGACAAAGGAATACAAGCTGATCGGTTATTCCGATAGTGATTGGTGTGGAGATATAGATGATCGAAAAAGTACATCGGGATATGTGTTTTATATGGGAGACACAACTTTTACATGGATCTCAAAGAAGCAACCAATAGTGACATTGTCAAcatgtgaggcagagtatgtggcAGCATCCTG CAACACGAAGCAACTGAAATACGAGTCGACAACAAATCAGCAATTGAGTTGGCAAGAAATCCGGTGCACCATGAGAGGAGCAAGCATATCGATGTTCGTTTCCATTTTATACGGGAACATGTGA